GGTTAGCGCGTCGAGACGTTCGGTGGCAGCACGTGCTGCGGTTTGGAATTCCGTGCCGGAGTATTCCGCAATCCACTCGCCGTAGGGGTGTTCTTCGCCGGCATCGAGAGCCCGTGTTCGTTGCGGCTCCAGTGCAGCACCAATTTCTGCGTAGCCAATGGAGCATGGTGAAAGCGCGACGTGCATATCCAGCAGGTCGCCGGACATCCCGGTGTCCAAAACGTAGCGGGTATAAGCCACGGTGGTTTGTTTTTCTGCCGCCGCATCAAGCTCTTCTTCCGTGATTCCCCAGCGCGCGGTCAGTCGGCGGTGCAGGTCAGTTTCGTGCACGATAGCCTGTAGTGCGCCCG
This region of Corynebacterium casei LMG S-19264 genomic DNA includes:
- the tenA gene encoding thiaminase II, which codes for MTLFADLKKAIGTEWTDYTEHEFVQKLGAGTLPLPVFQDYLVQDYHFLVQFARANALAAYKSRNLADIKDATGALQAIVHETDLHRRLTARWGITEEELDAAAEKQTTVAYTRYVLDTGMSGDLLDMHVALSPCSIGYAEIGAALEPQRTRALDAGEEHPYGEWIAEYSGTEFQTAARAATERLDALTAGSVTAERFDSLVEIFRAATRLEAAFWQQALDSAA